A stretch of Prionailurus bengalensis isolate Pbe53 chromosome E4, Fcat_Pben_1.1_paternal_pri, whole genome shotgun sequence DNA encodes these proteins:
- the CASQ1 gene encoding calsequestrin-1, producing MGPGGGRRVPTSGPAPVPSPPPAPIPPPDPFTLGSVGSLSGTQQCPLSTALGPSPPRPHREPLTRDSGPRAPPCPGHPLLDQESRPDPDPATSMGTADRMGAAAVPGPRLALLLLLLLGTPRPGVRGEDGLDFPEYDGVDRVVNVNAKNYKNIFKKYEVLALLYHEPPEDDKASQRQFEMEELILELAAQVLEDKGVGFGLVDSEKDAAVAKKLGLTEEDSIYVFKGDEVIEYDGEFSADTLVEFLLDVLEDPVELIEGERELQAFENIEDEVKLIGYFKSKDSEHYKAYEDAAEEFHPYIPFFATFDSKVAKKLTLKLNEIDFYEAFMEEPVTIPDKPNSEEEIVSFVEEHRRSTLRKLKPESMYETWEDDMDGIHIVAFAEEADPDGYEFLETLKSVAQDNTDNPDLSIIWIDPDDFPLLVPYWEKTFDIDLSAPQIGVVNVTDADSVWLEMDDEEDLPSAEELEDWLEDVLEGEINTEDDDEEEDDDDD from the exons ATGGGACCAGGTGGGGGCCGACGGGTGCCAACTTCGGGGCCGGCTCCggttccctccccgccccctgctcctATCCCTCCTCCTGACCCTTTCACTCTTGGCTCTGTCGGCAGCCTGTCCGGGACCCAGCAGTGTCCTCTGTCCACTGCTCTGGGCccttccccaccccgcccccaccgtgAGCCCCTAACTCGGGATTCAGGACCcagggcccctccctgccccggccACCCTCTTCTGGACCAGGAGAGCCGACCCGACCCAGACCCCGCGACATCCATGGGCACCGCAGACAGGATGGGGGCCGCGGCCGTGCCCGGCCCGCGGCTGgcattgctgctgctgctgctgctggggacACCCAGGccgggggtgcggggggaggaCGGGCTGGACTTCCCCGAGTACGACGGTGTGGACCGCGTGGTCAACGTCAACGCAAAGAACTACAAGAACATTTTCAAGAAGTACGAGGTGCTGGCGCTGCTCTACCACGAGCCCCCTGAGGACGACAAGGCCTCCCAGAGGCAGTTCGAAATGGAAGAGCTGATcctggag TTAGCGGCCCAAGTCCTGGAAGACAAGGGCGTTGGCTTCGGGCTGGTGGACTCTGAGAAGGACGCGGCAGTAGCCAAGAAACTAG GACTCACGGAAGAAGACAGCATCTACGTGTTCAAGGGAGATGAAGTCATCGAGTACGATGGCGAGTTCTCTGCTGACACCCTGGTGGAGTTTCTACTCGAT GTCCTAGAGGACCCCGTGGAACTGATCGAGGGTGAACGAGAGCTGCAGGCATTTGAGAACATTGAGGACGAGGTCAAGCTCATTGGCTACTTCAAGAGCAAAGATTCAGAGC ATTACAAGGCCTACGAGGACGCCGCGGAGGAGTTTCACCCCTACATCCCCTTCTTCGCCACCTTCGACAGCAAG gtGGCAAAGAAGCTGACCCTGAAGCTGAATGAGATTGATTTCTACGAGGCCTTCATGGAAGAGCCCGTGACCATCCCCGACAAGCCCAACAGCGAGGAGGAGATTGTCAGCTTCGTGGAGGAACacaggag ATCCACCCTGAGGAAGCTGAAGCCCGAGAGCATGTATGAAACCTGG GAAGACGACATGGACGGAATTCACATTGTGGCCTTCGCAGAGGAAGCTGATCCTG ATGGCTACGAGTTCTTGGAGACGCTCAAGTCCGTGGCTCAAGATAACACTGATAACCCCGACCTCAGCATCATCTGGATCGACCCCGACGACTTCCCACTG CTGGTGCCATACTGGGAGAAGACGTTTGACATCGACCTGTCGGCCCCACAGATCGGAGTCGTCAACGTTACTGAT